One Thioclava electrotropha DNA segment encodes these proteins:
- a CDS encoding nitric oxide reductase activation protein NorD gives MRLMDLMEPEETVGEIWHDLAKDIGQDDRHPDAAVALAALRPSLALLLRALGGGADVEIVEAPVTPVRHRQPVRRRLGAGRETERVARFDGARLRLPPVMDVFPRSDLNRAAYFWLTALAALSRDAMPELPDETDGPAMDCAQIRANAQACDLAYRRCIGLRAPYREMAALTLAGRRRLSRPAAEAALEAALCDQLCAEGTRAPLPETAEGARGYMPLAPVPIWLRFAPNTAGRSAASEEADAPASAPTAMASTQRKHGERRDLDQARRRDSFIIHRFESILSWVEALNVNRSVDDDDEENAAKAAEDQDQITLTRHDRKAATRLRLHLDLSPAEAEHEALAGAHVYPEWNHRGRAYMEGHCRVLDAPARPEATQTFRADPRYIRAVRRQFEALQPRRILRPRQIDGTELDLDAVIATRADLAATGRGSDRIWQSLRKVERDLAVAFLIDTSRSTEAAIGDSCVIDIAREAMSALAEGLDAAGDRFAIWGFSSLRRDRVFLTRVKDFEAPMAPPIHANIAALRPGHYTRLGTAIRHVSAQLAQESASRKLLIVLTDGKPNDLDHYEGQHGIEDSHMAVREARRAGQSLHGVIIDEDGQDWFARIFGRGGFTLLPRPERLLRALPDIYRSLTQET, from the coding sequence ATGAGACTGATGGACCTGATGGAGCCCGAGGAAACCGTAGGCGAGATCTGGCACGATCTGGCCAAGGATATCGGTCAGGACGATCGCCATCCCGACGCCGCGGTCGCGCTGGCCGCATTGCGCCCCTCGCTCGCGCTGTTGCTGCGCGCGCTTGGCGGCGGTGCGGATGTCGAGATCGTCGAGGCCCCGGTCACGCCGGTCCGTCACCGCCAACCCGTCCGGCGCCGCCTTGGCGCCGGGCGCGAGACCGAGCGGGTCGCCCGCTTCGACGGCGCGCGGCTGCGCCTGCCGCCGGTGATGGACGTTTTTCCCCGGTCTGATCTCAACCGTGCCGCCTATTTCTGGCTGACCGCGCTGGCGGCGCTCAGCCGCGACGCGATGCCCGAACTGCCCGACGAGACCGACGGTCCGGCGATGGATTGCGCGCAGATCCGCGCCAATGCGCAGGCCTGCGATCTGGCCTATCGCCGCTGCATCGGGCTGCGCGCACCCTACCGCGAGATGGCGGCGCTCACCCTCGCAGGCCGGCGCAGATTGTCGCGCCCGGCGGCCGAGGCCGCGCTAGAAGCGGCGCTTTGCGACCAGCTCTGCGCCGAGGGCACCCGCGCCCCGCTGCCCGAGACGGCGGAGGGCGCACGCGGTTACATGCCGCTCGCCCCGGTGCCGATCTGGCTGCGATTTGCCCCCAACACCGCGGGCCGCAGCGCCGCCTCGGAAGAGGCCGATGCCCCCGCCTCCGCCCCGACCGCGATGGCCAGCACGCAGCGCAAGCATGGCGAGCGCCGCGATCTCGATCAGGCGCGCCGCCGCGACAGCTTCATCATCCATCGCTTCGAGTCGATCCTGTCATGGGTCGAGGCGCTGAACGTCAATCGCTCGGTCGACGACGATGACGAGGAGAACGCCGCCAAGGCCGCCGAGGATCAGGACCAGATCACCCTGACCCGCCACGACCGCAAAGCCGCGACGCGGCTGCGGCTGCATCTCGACCTCTCGCCCGCCGAGGCGGAGCACGAGGCGCTGGCGGGCGCGCATGTCTATCCCGAATGGAACCACCGCGGCCGCGCCTATATGGAGGGTCACTGCCGGGTGCTCGACGCGCCCGCCCGACCCGAGGCCACGCAAACCTTCCGCGCCGATCCGCGCTATATCCGCGCCGTACGCCGTCAGTTCGAGGCGCTGCAGCCGCGCCGCATCCTGCGCCCGCGCCAGATCGACGGGACCGAACTGGATCTCGACGCCGTCATCGCCACCCGCGCCGATCTCGCTGCGACCGGGCGGGGCAGCGACCGGATCTGGCAAAGCCTGCGCAAGGTGGAACGCGACCTCGCCGTGGCCTTCCTGATCGACACCTCGCGCTCCACCGAAGCCGCGATCGGCGACAGCTGCGTGATCGACATCGCACGCGAGGCGATGTCCGCGCTGGCCGAGGGACTTGATGCGGCGGGCGACCGTTTCGCGATCTGGGGATTTTCCTCACTGCGCCGCGACCGGGTCTTCCTGACGCGGGTGAAAGACTTCGAGGCCCCGATGGCGCCGCCGATCCACGCCAATATCGCGGCGCTGCGCCCGGGCCATTACACGCGCCTCGGGACCGCGATCCGCCACGTCTCGGCACAGCTCGCGCAGGAGAGCGCAAGCCGCAAGCTGTTGATCGTACTGACCGACGGCAAGCCCAACGATCTGGACCATTACGAGGGCCAGCACGGCATCGAGGACAGCCATATGGCCGTGCGCGAGGCCCGTCGCGCGGGCCAGAGCCTGCACGGCGTCATCATCGACGAGGACGGGCAGGACTGGTTCGCACGAATATTCGGGCGCGGCGGCTTCACCCTGCTGCCCCGGCCCGAACGGCTGCTGCGCGCCCTGCCCGATATCTACCGCTCGCTCACACAGGAGACCTGA
- a CDS encoding protein NnrT, whose protein sequence is MRKLTLLLALAPAAAQAASFERPIPQAQSATAEFWFALAALALVAALAVVARVVARR, encoded by the coding sequence ATGCGCAAACTGACCCTTCTTCTCGCCCTCGCCCCAGCCGCTGCACAGGCGGCCAGCTTCGAGCGCCCGATCCCGCAGGCGCAATCGGCCACAGCCGAGTTCTGGTTCGCGCTGGCGGCGCTCGCGCTCGTCGCGGCACTGGCGGTGGTCGCGCGGGTGGTCGCCCGGCGATGA
- a CDS encoding NnrT protein, producing MSARWSPARIALMLYPFGWGAFAVNVFFASLIGSWVGLPVATPVVSLGLGAVVAVPATYAFACHIRRLMDAAES from the coding sequence ATGAGCGCGCGCTGGTCCCCCGCCCGGATTGCGCTGATGCTCTACCCGTTCGGCTGGGGCGCCTTCGCGGTCAACGTGTTCTTCGCCTCGCTGATCGGATCGTGGGTCGGGCTGCCGGTCGCGACGCCGGTCGTCTCGCTCGGTCTGGGCGCGGTGGTCGCCGTGCCTGCGACCTACGCCTTCGCATGTCACATCCGGCGGCTGATGGACGCCGCCGAGAGCTGA
- a CDS encoding NnrU family protein, with protein MMWLAYGGVFAAFLATHSIPTRPTVKARLMAALGASGFTLGYSLLSTAMLLILIRAAAWPDPIYLWSATLWAMEATRAGMALVCIWFAVALGHPNPFSFGGSRRKSFDPDRPGIVRLTRHPMLLGLASWAGLHLLPNGDLAHVLLFGTLGGFALLGMRLIDRKQRREMGLEVWAETLRRTKAAPLFAGFTLADLGRAALGLVAYMALLHLHEYFAGVALV; from the coding sequence ATGATGTGGCTGGCTTATGGCGGAGTGTTCGCGGCCTTCCTCGCGACCCATTCGATCCCGACGCGCCCGACGGTCAAGGCGCGACTGATGGCGGCGCTCGGCGCGTCCGGTTTCACCCTTGGCTATTCGCTGCTGTCGACGGCGATGCTGCTGATCCTGATCCGCGCCGCCGCATGGCCGGACCCGATTTACCTGTGGTCCGCCACCCTTTGGGCGATGGAGGCGACCCGGGCCGGGATGGCGCTGGTTTGCATCTGGTTCGCCGTCGCGCTCGGCCATCCGAACCCGTTCTCCTTCGGCGGCAGCCGCCGCAAAAGCTTCGACCCCGATCGCCCCGGCATCGTGCGCCTCACGCGCCACCCGATGCTGCTGGGCCTCGCGAGCTGGGCCGGGCTGCACCTGCTGCCGAACGGCGATCTGGCGCATGTGCTACTGTTCGGGACACTCGGAGGGTTCGCGCTGCTTGGTATGCGGCTGATCGACCGCAAGCAACGCCGGGAGATGGGTTTGGAGGTCTGGGCCGAGACGCTGCGCCGGACGAAAGCCGCGCCCCTGTTTGCGGGGTTCACGCTGGCCGATCTCGGTCGGGCGGCGCTTGGCCTCGTGGCCTACATGGCGCTGCTGCATCTGCATGAATATTTCGCAGGCGTCGCTCTGGTATAG
- a CDS encoding aldo/keto reductase, producing MHYNTLGRSGLKVSALAMGTFTFGGEGPFAMVGSQGVAEARDLFDCVIDHGVNLIDTANMYSTGTAEEIVGEALEGRRDEVLISSKARMPIDDGPNGEGASRWHLIRECERSLKRLRTDHIDIYHIHEWDGQTPVEETLEALQTLTDQGKIRYAGCSNYTGWQVMKSLMASDKPGRARFVTQQIHYTLEAREAEYELLPIAVDQGVGATVWSPLAAGLLSGKHTRDNPVAEGSRQSKGWTEPPIRDQERLWKIVDVLNELGEAHGVEAAQIALAWLLTRPGVASLVVGGSTVEQFERNFRALEVTLSADDLARLDQVSRPPLIYPLWHQEQFAKPRFSPADGIVTR from the coding sequence ATGCACTACAATACGCTGGGACGGAGCGGGCTGAAGGTTTCAGCCCTCGCGATGGGGACTTTTACCTTCGGTGGCGAGGGTCCCTTCGCGATGGTCGGCAGTCAGGGCGTGGCCGAGGCGCGCGATCTGTTTGATTGCGTGATCGACCACGGGGTGAACCTGATCGACACGGCGAACATGTATTCCACCGGCACGGCCGAAGAGATCGTGGGCGAGGCGCTGGAAGGCCGCCGCGACGAGGTGCTGATCTCGTCAAAAGCCCGGATGCCGATCGATGATGGCCCCAATGGCGAGGGCGCGAGCCGCTGGCATCTGATCCGCGAATGCGAGCGCAGCCTGAAGCGTCTGCGCACCGATCACATCGACATCTACCACATCCACGAATGGGACGGCCAAACCCCGGTCGAGGAAACGCTCGAAGCCCTGCAGACGCTGACCGATCAGGGCAAGATCCGCTACGCGGGCTGCTCGAACTATACCGGCTGGCAGGTGATGAAATCGCTCATGGCCTCGGACAAGCCCGGTCGGGCGCGCTTCGTCACCCAGCAGATCCACTACACGCTCGAGGCGCGCGAGGCGGAATATGAGCTTTTGCCGATCGCGGTCGATCAGGGCGTCGGCGCGACCGTCTGGAGCCCGCTTGCCGCAGGGCTGCTGTCGGGCAAACACACCCGCGACAATCCGGTGGCGGAGGGGAGCCGTCAGTCCAAGGGCTGGACCGAGCCGCCGATCCGGGATCAGGAGCGGCTGTGGAAGATCGTCGATGTGCTTAACGAATTGGGCGAGGCGCATGGCGTCGAGGCCGCTCAGATCGCGCTGGCATGGCTGCTTACGCGTCCGGGCGTCGCTTCGCTGGTGGTGGGCGGCAGCACGGTGGAGCAGTTCGAGCGCAATTTTCGCGCGCTCGAAGTAACGCTCTCGGCAGACGACCTAGCCCGCCTGGACCAAGTGAGCCGTCCGCCGCTGATCTACCCGCTATGGCATCAGGAGCAATTCGCCAAGCCGCGCTTCAGCCCGGCGGACGGGATCGTGACGCGCTGA
- a CDS encoding dihydroxyacetone kinase subunit L, with protein MTMDAKALPDLFNRYRDRFAAEKQALIELDGKVGDSDLGLTMAKGFTAAATALEEKAPETLADGMKTAGAAIAKAAPSTMGTLMATGFLRGAKALDGVDVMDTAALADFWAAFRDGIAQRGKAQLGDKTVLDVLHPMAETIAAQAQAGASPAEASRAAAQAAKEALEATKEMEAQHGKAAAFGEKSKGIQDAGGTVACILIEETSAAFGA; from the coding sequence ATGACGATGGATGCGAAGGCACTGCCGGACCTGTTCAACCGTTACCGGGACCGGTTCGCCGCCGAGAAGCAGGCGCTGATCGAGCTCGACGGCAAGGTCGGGGACAGCGATCTGGGACTGACCATGGCGAAGGGCTTCACCGCTGCGGCGACCGCCCTTGAGGAGAAGGCGCCCGAGACGCTGGCGGACGGAATGAAAACCGCAGGCGCTGCGATCGCGAAAGCTGCCCCCTCGACCATGGGCACACTGATGGCGACGGGCTTCCTGCGCGGCGCGAAGGCGCTCGACGGTGTGGACGTGATGGATACCGCGGCGCTCGCGGATTTCTGGGCGGCGTTCCGCGACGGGATCGCACAGCGCGGCAAGGCGCAACTGGGCGACAAGACCGTGCTCGACGTACTGCACCCGATGGCCGAGACCATCGCCGCGCAGGCGCAGGCAGGCGCATCGCCCGCCGAGGCATCACGCGCGGCGGCCCAAGCTGCGAAAGAGGCGCTGGAGGCGACTAAGGAGATGGAAGCCCAGCACGGCAAGGCTGCCGCGTTTGGCGAGAAATCCAAAGGCATTCAGGACGCGGGCGGCACTGTCGCCTGCATCCTCATCGAAGAGACAAGCGCCGCTTTCGGCGCATAG
- a CDS encoding dihydroxyacetone kinase subunit DhaK, whose protein sequence is MKKFLNKPEDFVEEMLEGIYAAHPEVTHVADDLHCFVTANPVPGKVGIVTGGGSGHLPLFLGYVGDGMLDGAGVGGVFQSPSSDQILEVTKHVDQGAGVLYLYGNYSGDIMNFDLAGELAEVDDIETATVVGNDDVASSKPGEEHKRRGVAGIVFLYKVAGAAAAEMKPLAEVARLTEKAKARTRTMGVALTPCIVPEVGKPSFTLGEDEMEIGMGIHGEPGITRKTLEPADAVVDEMMERIFAEQDYAAGDEVAIIVNGLGATPMEELYIFYRRISQLFAERNVSVAQVWIGEFATSMEMAGASISVLHLDDELKPLIARGATTPFFKHIAK, encoded by the coding sequence ATGAAGAAATTTCTCAACAAACCCGAAGATTTCGTCGAAGAGATGCTGGAGGGGATTTACGCCGCCCATCCGGAAGTGACCCATGTCGCGGACGATCTGCATTGCTTCGTGACGGCCAACCCGGTCCCCGGCAAGGTCGGGATCGTGACGGGGGGCGGCTCCGGCCACCTGCCGCTGTTCCTTGGCTATGTCGGCGACGGGATGCTCGATGGTGCGGGTGTCGGTGGCGTGTTCCAGTCGCCCAGCTCGGACCAGATCCTCGAAGTGACCAAGCATGTCGATCAGGGGGCGGGCGTCCTCTATCTCTACGGCAACTACAGCGGCGACATCATGAATTTCGACCTCGCCGGGGAATTGGCCGAGGTCGACGATATCGAGACCGCCACCGTGGTCGGCAATGATGATGTCGCCTCCTCCAAGCCGGGCGAAGAGCACAAGCGCCGCGGCGTGGCCGGGATCGTCTTCCTCTACAAGGTCGCGGGTGCCGCTGCCGCCGAGATGAAGCCGCTCGCCGAAGTCGCCCGCCTGACCGAGAAGGCGAAGGCGCGCACGCGCACCATGGGTGTCGCGCTGACGCCCTGTATCGTTCCGGAAGTCGGCAAGCCCAGCTTCACGCTTGGCGAGGACGAGATGGAAATCGGCATGGGCATCCATGGCGAGCCGGGGATCACCCGCAAGACGCTCGAGCCCGCCGATGCCGTCGTGGACGAAATGATGGAGCGCATCTTTGCCGAGCAGGACTACGCGGCAGGCGACGAGGTGGCGATCATCGTCAACGGGTTGGGCGCGACGCCGATGGAAGAGCTCTACATCTTCTACCGTCGCATCTCGCAGCTGTTCGCAGAGCGCAACGTGAGCGTCGCGCAGGTCTGGATCGGCGAATTCGCGACCTCGATGGAGATGGCGGGCGCCTCGATCTCGGTGCTGCATCTCGATGACGAGTTGAAACCGCTGATCGCGCGCGGCGCGACGACGCCGTTCTTCAAACATATCGCGAAGTGA
- a CDS encoding ABC transporter permease: MTMVQEMNDRSTPKRTEDKLTIWETLRRRPEMVTLTILVVICVAVSIINPNFLQPGSLIDMGRASVVTGLFALGVFAILAAGGIDVSFTAIAALTMYSLTKFVITVAPDLPMAAIIAIAVVAGALLGAVNGLLVHGLRVPSLIVTIGTQYLFRGILLAFVGTVWLMELPPQMTAFGKAALYQFQGANGVTVDLPAYFLIFPVVVGLAWFLFDRTLMGRAIFATGGNPEVAARLGYGQRVVHVFVFAFAGALAGLAGIIHVSATRMANPFDLVGTEIEVIAAVVLGGARITGGTGSVLGTVAGVLLITVVSNTLVLVGIPSTWQRLVVGAFILLAAAFFVRRKQKPKQRKAE; encoded by the coding sequence ATGACCATGGTGCAAGAGATGAATGACCGATCAACGCCCAAACGTACCGAGGACAAACTGACGATTTGGGAGACCCTCCGACGCCGACCCGAGATGGTGACGCTGACCATCTTGGTCGTGATCTGCGTGGCGGTGTCGATCATCAACCCCAACTTCCTGCAGCCGGGCTCGCTCATCGACATGGGCCGCGCAAGCGTGGTGACCGGCCTCTTCGCGCTCGGCGTCTTTGCCATTCTAGCGGCAGGGGGGATCGACGTCTCCTTTACCGCGATCGCGGCGCTGACGATGTATTCGCTGACGAAATTCGTGATCACCGTGGCGCCCGATCTGCCGATGGCCGCGATCATCGCGATTGCCGTCGTGGCCGGTGCGCTTCTGGGCGCGGTGAACGGCCTTCTGGTCCACGGTCTGCGCGTGCCCTCGCTGATCGTGACGATCGGGACCCAATACCTGTTCCGCGGGATCTTGCTGGCTTTCGTCGGCACGGTGTGGCTGATGGAGCTTCCGCCGCAGATGACCGCCTTCGGCAAGGCCGCGCTCTACCAGTTTCAGGGCGCAAATGGCGTGACGGTCGATCTGCCCGCCTATTTCCTGATTTTCCCCGTCGTCGTCGGGCTGGCGTGGTTCCTGTTCGACCGCACGCTGATGGGCCGGGCGATCTTCGCCACCGGCGGCAACCCGGAGGTCGCGGCACGGCTCGGCTATGGCCAGCGCGTGGTGCATGTCTTCGTTTTCGCCTTCGCGGGCGCGCTCGCGGGGCTTGCAGGCATCATCCATGTCAGCGCGACCCGCATGGCCAACCCGTTCGATCTGGTCGGCACGGAAATCGAGGTGATCGCCGCCGTCGTTCTGGGCGGGGCGCGGATCACCGGCGGCACGGGTTCGGTGCTGGGCACCGTGGCCGGTGTTCTCCTGATCACCGTCGTCAGCAACACCCTGGTTCTGGTGGGTATCCCCAGCACCTGGCAGCGCCTCGTCGTGGGCGCGTTCATCCTTCTCGCAGCGGCCTTCTTCGTGCGCCGCAAGCAAAAACCCAAGCAACGCAAAGCAGAGTGA
- a CDS encoding sugar ABC transporter ATP-binding protein, whose amino-acid sequence MSDGHFLELRGIHKRFGGVHALRGVDVTIDTGVAYHLLGENGCGKSTFIKIISGAHAPSEGEIVLDGQAHSELSPIQSLEAGIETVYQDLSLLPNLSVVENVALGDQLVSGNGRLMRLLNRRRLRETAREAIRNVGLEPTAKLLGTMVGDLPLAIRQRVAIARAIAADARLVIMDEPTTSLTRHEVDALIELVGKLLERDVAVLFVTHKLEECYRIGGQAIIFRDGECISQGPIADYSRAELSHLMTGRELDTMRYRKGTPQAEEVLRVEGASSGAAFEDVAFSLKAGEVLGITGLSDSGRNEVALALAGHQPLSSGHFEISGARVNLDSPADAIARGIGYVPEDRLSEGLFLQKSIYQNEVTLILDRLRGRGGIVDKRKGREAASKISEAMNLNTGNIDLPVSALSGGNQQRVLIGRWLSIEPKLLVLHGPTVGVDVGSKDTIYRAIQAMAERGIGLIIVSDDLPELLQNCDRILVMNRGRLVDELDAATTDENRIYQSMLGSANEAA is encoded by the coding sequence ATGTCAGACGGACATTTTCTGGAGCTGCGCGGCATCCATAAGCGCTTTGGCGGTGTTCACGCGCTGCGTGGCGTCGATGTGACGATCGATACAGGCGTCGCCTATCACCTGCTGGGCGAGAATGGCTGCGGCAAGAGCACCTTCATCAAGATCATTTCGGGCGCCCACGCGCCCAGCGAAGGCGAGATCGTTCTGGACGGGCAGGCGCATAGCGAGCTGTCGCCGATCCAGTCGCTCGAAGCGGGGATCGAGACGGTCTATCAGGACCTCTCCCTGCTGCCGAACCTCTCCGTCGTGGAAAACGTCGCGCTTGGCGACCAGCTGGTAAGCGGCAACGGGCGCTTGATGCGTCTGTTGAACCGCCGCCGTCTGCGCGAGACGGCGCGCGAGGCGATCCGCAATGTCGGGCTGGAGCCGACGGCGAAACTCCTCGGCACGATGGTGGGGGATCTGCCGCTTGCGATCCGTCAGCGCGTCGCGATCGCGCGCGCTATCGCCGCCGACGCGCGGCTGGTGATCATGGACGAGCCGACCACATCGCTCACCCGGCACGAGGTGGACGCGCTGATCGAACTGGTCGGCAAATTGCTCGAACGCGACGTGGCGGTGCTGTTCGTCACCCACAAGCTGGAGGAGTGCTACCGCATCGGCGGGCAGGCGATCATCTTCCGCGACGGCGAATGTATTTCGCAGGGCCCGATCGCGGATTATTCGCGGGCCGAGCTGTCGCATCTGATGACCGGGCGCGAGCTGGACACGATGCGCTATCGCAAGGGCACGCCGCAGGCCGAGGAAGTGCTTCGCGTCGAGGGCGCGAGCTCCGGCGCGGCCTTTGAAGATGTCGCCTTTTCGCTGAAAGCGGGCGAGGTGCTGGGGATCACGGGGCTCTCGGATTCCGGGCGCAACGAGGTCGCCCTCGCGCTGGCTGGCCACCAGCCGCTGAGTTCCGGTCATTTTGAGATTTCGGGCGCGCGAGTGAATCTCGACTCTCCCGCGGACGCGATTGCGCGCGGCATCGGCTATGTCCCCGAGGACCGCCTCTCCGAGGGTCTGTTCCTGCAGAAATCGATCTACCAGAACGAGGTGACGCTGATCCTCGACCGGCTGCGCGGTCGCGGCGGCATCGTCGACAAGCGCAAAGGCCGCGAGGCGGCAAGCAAGATTTCCGAGGCGATGAACCTCAATACCGGCAATATCGATCTGCCGGTGTCGGCTTTGTCTGGCGGCAACCAGCAACGTGTGCTGATTGGCCGGTGGCTCAGCATCGAGCCGAAACTGCTGGTGCTGCATGGCCCGACGGTCGGCGTCGATGTCGGCTCCAAGGACACGATCTACCGCGCGATCCAGGCGATGGCCGAGCGCGGAATCGGGCTGATCATCGTCTCCGACGACCTGCCGGAACTGCTGCAGAACTGCGACCGGATCCTCGTGATGAACCGCGGTCGCCTCGTCGATGAACTCGACGCCGCGACCACCGACGAGAACCGTATTTACCAATCGATGCTCGGCTCGGCGAACGAGGCTGCCTGA
- a CDS encoding substrate-binding domain-containing protein, whose product MAFKGLKIGLLAATTAAMLAGAQGVAAQEGKSITTVVKISGIPWFDRMKTGVEKYAQEHSDMKIEQVGPATADSAQQLQIVQDLVARGVDALAVVPMDPAILEGVLKRAMDRGIVVVTHEADNQKNTMADVEAFDNAEYGAALNERLAKCMDGKGKWTTFVGSLGSRTHMQWVGAGEENAKKYPDMELVDPNNESFDDAQGTYEKAKEILRKHPDIKGFQTSAGNDVLGVGRAIEEAGLAGKVCLVGTGLPNPSAAYLDSGAITAIGFWDPQKAGMAMNSLATKILAGEEITDGMDLGVDGYHSVSVRPGAGDGVLVVGNGMVLVDKDTYKETLF is encoded by the coding sequence ATGGCATTCAAAGGACTTAAAATCGGCCTGTTGGCCGCGACAACAGCAGCGATGCTGGCCGGTGCGCAAGGGGTCGCGGCGCAAGAGGGCAAGTCGATCACCACGGTCGTCAAGATCAGCGGTATTCCGTGGTTCGACCGGATGAAGACCGGCGTCGAGAAATACGCGCAGGAACATTCCGACATGAAGATCGAGCAAGTCGGCCCTGCCACGGCGGATTCCGCGCAGCAGTTGCAGATCGTTCAGGATCTCGTGGCGCGCGGCGTCGATGCGCTGGCCGTCGTGCCGATGGATCCGGCGATCCTCGAAGGCGTGCTCAAGCGCGCGATGGATCGTGGCATCGTCGTCGTGACCCATGAGGCCGATAACCAGAAGAACACCATGGCCGATGTCGAAGCCTTCGATAACGCCGAATACGGTGCGGCCCTGAACGAGCGTCTGGCCAAGTGCATGGACGGCAAGGGCAAGTGGACGACCTTCGTCGGCTCGCTGGGCAGCCGCACCCATATGCAATGGGTCGGCGCGGGCGAGGAGAACGCGAAGAAATACCCGGATATGGAACTCGTCGATCCGAATAACGAAAGCTTCGACGACGCCCAGGGCACCTATGAGAAAGCCAAGGAAATCCTGCGCAAGCATCCGGATATCAAGGGCTTCCAGACCTCGGCGGGCAATGACGTGCTCGGCGTCGGTCGCGCGATCGAAGAAGCGGGTCTGGCCGGTAAGGTCTGCCTCGTGGGCACCGGTCTGCCGAACCCTTCGGCGGCCTATCTCGACAGCGGCGCAATCACCGCGATCGGGTTCTGGGATCCTCAGAAGGCCGGCATGGCGATGAACTCGCTGGCCACCAAGATTCTCGCGGGTGAAGAGATCACCGACGGCATGGATCTGGGAGTCGACGGCTACCACAGTGTCAGCGTGCGCCCCGGCGCAGGTGACGGCGTGCTGGTCGTGGGCAACGGCATGGTTCTCGTCGACAAGGACACCTACAAAGAGACCCTTTTCTAA
- a CDS encoding ABC transporter permease yields the protein MSKLDGNLFVLSVLIVLLLAVGGAASGGNYLSIYNLQSMANQVPEIGLLAIGVMLAMCSGNGGIDLSGIALANLSGVASGLVALSIFPVDEAPVLFTITFAGGCLLIGMLGGALNGFLISRFEITPILCTLGTQMAFTGAAVVFSEGRSVMIGSPPALYDLGNGLIFGVPASFLIFLGAALILGGVLRFTPYGMKLMLTGANPKAALFSGFNRDRILITTYALSGLMAGLAGVIIAARNINVKWDYGTSYLLIAILVAVMAGVRPDGGYGRVVNVVLSAITLQLLSSLLNFVGFSNFVRDFAWGALLLCFLAVNRFELVDQFITRFSLGRAARAPKN from the coding sequence ATGTCGAAACTGGACGGGAATCTGTTTGTGTTGTCCGTGCTCATCGTGCTGCTTCTCGCAGTCGGCGGCGCGGCATCCGGCGGCAATTACCTTTCGATCTACAATTTGCAGTCGATGGCGAACCAAGTGCCCGAGATCGGGTTGCTCGCCATCGGCGTGATGCTCGCGATGTGCTCAGGCAATGGCGGGATCGACCTGTCGGGGATCGCGCTGGCGAACCTTTCGGGGGTGGCCTCGGGGCTTGTGGCTCTTTCGATTTTCCCGGTGGACGAGGCCCCGGTGCTGTTCACCATCACTTTCGCTGGGGGCTGCCTGCTGATCGGCATGCTGGGGGGCGCGCTGAACGGATTTCTGATCTCGCGCTTCGAGATCACGCCGATCCTGTGCACCTTGGGCACCCAGATGGCCTTTACCGGTGCGGCGGTCGTGTTTTCGGAAGGACGCTCGGTCATGATCGGGTCGCCGCCCGCGCTCTATGATCTGGGCAACGGCTTGATCTTCGGAGTTCCGGCGAGCTTCCTGATCTTCCTCGGCGCGGCTTTGATCTTGGGGGGCGTCCTGCGGTTTACGCCCTACGGGATGAAGCTGATGCTCACCGGGGCAAACCCGAAAGCGGCGCTCTTCAGCGGCTTCAACCGCGACCGCATCCTGATCACCACCTACGCACTGTCAGGACTGATGGCCGGGCTTGCCGGGGTGATCATCGCGGCACGCAACATCAACGTGAAATGGGACTACGGCACCTCGTATCTTCTGATCGCGATCCTTGTCGCGGTGATGGCGGGGGTGCGTCCTGATGGCGGGTATGGCCGCGTCGTTAACGTGGTGCTTTCGGCGATCACTCTGCAGCTCCTGTCGAGTCTGCTGAACTTCGTCGGGTTCTCGAATTTCGTGCGGGATTTCGCCTGGGGCGCGCTGCTGCTGTGCTTCCTCGCGGTGAACCGCTTCGAGCTGGTCGACCAGTTCATCACACGCTTTTCGCTGGGGCGCGCGGCGCGCGCTCCGAAAAACTGA